In a single window of the Roseofilum reptotaenium CS-1145 genome:
- the phoU gene encoding phosphate signaling complex protein PhoU yields MDIPTSTSKITRTYFQRQLRSLQRDVLRMGALVENSCCLARQALFEQDLEAANQIKPQDKRIDQLYRQIELDCVTTIALQSPVTQDLRLLSSMMQLVRDLERIGDYAKDLGEIAIKLFAYPPHPMIGEVQLMYDRTQSMLAMSLVALSNLDAQGGLEIKIKDDVVDADYEYLYQKLANQRHIQGEIEPILLLVLIIRHLERMADHSTNIGQRVAYIVTGERH; encoded by the coding sequence GTGGATATCCCAACATCAACCTCAAAAATCACGAGAACCTATTTTCAACGCCAGCTTCGGAGCTTGCAGCGGGATGTACTACGGATGGGCGCTCTAGTAGAAAATTCATGCTGCCTAGCTCGTCAAGCCCTATTTGAACAAGACCTAGAAGCAGCCAATCAGATTAAACCCCAAGACAAGCGTATCGATCAACTCTATCGCCAAATTGAACTCGATTGTGTGACCACCATTGCTCTTCAATCCCCCGTCACCCAAGATTTAAGATTACTCAGTTCCATGATGCAGTTGGTTAGAGATTTAGAGCGCATTGGGGACTATGCCAAAGACTTAGGAGAGATTGCAATTAAACTCTTTGCTTATCCTCCCCATCCCATGATTGGCGAAGTGCAACTGATGTACGATCGCACTCAATCCATGTTAGCCATGAGTTTAGTTGCCTTATCCAACCTTGATGCTCAGGGAGGCTTAGAGATCAAAATAAAAGATGATGTAGTCGATGCAGACTATGAATATCTGTACCAAAAATTAGCCAATCAACGCCATATTCAAGGAGAAATAGAACCGATTTTATTGCTGGTTTTAATCATTCGTCATTTAGAGCGTATGGCGGATCATTCAACCAATATTGGCCAGCGCGTGGCTTATATTGTGACCGGTGAGCGTCATTAA
- the cobA gene encoding uroporphyrinogen-III C-methyltransferase: protein MTSSSSPLGKVYLVGAGPGDPGLMTLKGKDLLQMADVVVYDALVSPPIVEMINPKAKKIHGGKRRGRHSLKQDEITQILIEEAQTQAIVVRLKGGDPFIFGRGGEEMADLIAEGIPVEVVPGITSGIAAPAYAGIPLTHRGYSSSVTFVTGHESVGKYRPKVNWQAIAQGSETIVIYMGIHNLSQIIPQLLEAQLSPQTPISLIRWGTCPEQETLVATLETVIHEVEESGFTSPAIAVIGHVVGAIGDREIGR, encoded by the coding sequence ATGACCTCTTCATCTTCTCCCCTCGGTAAAGTCTATCTTGTTGGTGCAGGCCCTGGCGATCCAGGATTAATGACACTCAAAGGAAAAGACTTGCTTCAGATGGCCGATGTGGTAGTTTATGATGCTTTGGTCAGTCCTCCCATTGTAGAGATGATTAACCCGAAGGCGAAAAAAATCCATGGGGGAAAACGACGCGGAAGACATTCACTCAAGCAGGATGAAATTACCCAAATTTTAATTGAAGAGGCTCAAACTCAGGCGATCGTCGTTCGTCTCAAAGGTGGAGATCCCTTTATCTTTGGGCGCGGTGGGGAAGAAATGGCCGATCTGATCGCTGAAGGAATTCCAGTAGAGGTAGTGCCCGGTATTACTTCCGGAATTGCCGCTCCAGCCTATGCAGGCATTCCTTTAACCCATCGGGGTTATAGTTCTTCAGTGACGTTTGTAACTGGGCACGAATCCGTTGGAAAATATCGACCGAAAGTGAATTGGCAGGCGATCGCCCAAGGTTCAGAAACGATTGTCATCTATATGGGGATTCATAATTTATCCCAGATTATCCCCCAACTGCTCGAGGCCCAATTATCTCCCCAAACTCCGATTAGTCTGATCCGTTGGGGAACTTGTCCCGAACAAGAAACCCTAGTGGCAACCTTAGAAACGGTTATTCATGAAGTAGAAGAAAGCGGATTTACCTCACCGGCGATCGCTGTTATTGGTCACGTTGTCGGAGCTATAGGGGATAGGGAGATAGGGAGATAG
- a CDS encoding sirohydrochlorin chelatase → MTHSCGKLLVIHGSRDPRPHQGVLDLAQEVRTCLECQHSAPTRVETATLELGELTLAEQIQQFGDRLLAENIDHLQIIPLFLLPGVHVMEDIPAQVQQAQTLLGEKMTLEICPYLGSHPQLHNRLAGEIKTTDRDIWIVMAHGSRRPGGNQPVETLAHQLGVLDAYWSVMPSLDWRISQLMDLGYRRIGVLPYFLFPGYITDTIAETLAAKQATDPQLDYILHSPLNQNPHLAQMVLDLTVSSPLSTLI, encoded by the coding sequence CGTCCCCATCAGGGTGTTTTGGACTTGGCGCAAGAGGTTCGTACCTGTTTAGAGTGCCAACACAGTGCCCCCACTCGAGTAGAAACGGCAACTCTAGAGTTGGGTGAACTGACCTTAGCTGAACAAATTCAACAGTTTGGCGATCGCCTTTTGGCAGAAAATATCGATCATCTGCAAATCATTCCCCTATTTCTGCTTCCTGGAGTGCATGTCATGGAAGACATTCCGGCTCAAGTGCAGCAGGCGCAAACCCTCTTGGGAGAAAAGATGACTTTAGAAATCTGTCCCTATTTAGGAAGTCATCCCCAACTGCACAACCGATTAGCAGGAGAAATCAAGACCACCGATCGCGATATTTGGATCGTTATGGCCCATGGTAGTCGCCGACCCGGTGGCAATCAACCCGTCGAAACCCTAGCCCATCAATTGGGAGTTCTTGATGCCTATTGGTCAGTAATGCCATCCTTAGACTGGAGAATCAGCCAATTAATGGATTTGGGGTATCGTCGGATTGGAGTATTGCCCTATTTCCTCTTTCCTGGCTATATTACTGATACGATCGCCGAAACCCTAGCCGCAAAACAAGCCACCGATCCTCAATTGGACTATATCCTGCACTCTCCCCTCAATCAAAATCCCCATTTAGCCCAAATGGTACTGGATTTAACAGTATCTTCCCCTCTTTCGACCCTAATCTAA
- a CDS encoding ribonuclease R family protein: MEFTIANLLSNFTDDKLIAPKVLEKKLGLSSDISLRQLQIALDALEKMGILIKDRGRYRRGLENGLVEGKLRCSSKGFCFAIQDDEEAEDIYIRESNLSTAWNGDRVFVRVLKEGSRRRSPEGEVFLIIDRAITSVLARIKWQDGEYKAVPLDDRLLFELSLPNNGTLESAIEHLVHVSIERYPLGPYPPIGEVTQVLGLNAEEAADTEIVRCKHDLPKIFSPAVLEEAANLQPQGIGPDDRQDLRSILTFTIKPGEYADQTDTFDDAISVEPWEGGNWRLGIHIADVSDWIPPNSAIDQAAAKRGVSVYLGHKVLPMLPPEVTQHCALIQGQERRSLSVLIILDSQGQVQEYTIEPTVISVDHHLNYQQTQALLVAEEPVEDLPAVLGETVKQLYSLTQQLRQHRLARGSFELNLPDQKYHYDDEGSLGALVVPFSLPARGMVTELMILANQLVAKHLRELQVPALYRVHQAPHVEEIHELIKLAANLGIELALEDEEDVKPRDYQNFTGQFDGTSAQKVLTYLLLGALKPAFYSIAPKPHFGLAADEGYTHFTAPLHRYSDLLIHRVLHEVLTQGRDRRNARAKEGVNLTSSSCHGKINWNVLPPDTQADLEDQFSAIVAHLSEAERIAQEAIDDLDGLQKAEFMKSHTGEIFHGVITGVQSYGFFVELEDVLVEGLVHVSSLKDDWYEYRSRQQMLIGRKNRNHYRLGDRVEVQVKSVDYYRQQIDLVAISGGSYSPDTFDDEDEEDDDYYN; encoded by the coding sequence ATGGAATTCACGATCGCCAATTTGCTCTCCAATTTCACTGATGATAAACTGATTGCTCCTAAAGTCCTAGAAAAAAAACTGGGACTTTCGAGTGATATCAGTCTACGTCAACTACAAATCGCTCTGGATGCTCTAGAGAAAATGGGGATACTGATCAAAGACCGAGGACGGTATCGCCGGGGTCTAGAAAATGGACTGGTAGAAGGAAAACTACGCTGTTCGAGTAAGGGATTTTGCTTTGCCATTCAAGATGATGAAGAAGCTGAGGATATTTATATCCGAGAAAGCAATCTATCTACCGCTTGGAATGGCGATCGCGTCTTTGTGCGTGTCCTCAAAGAAGGTTCCAGACGGCGATCGCCAGAAGGAGAAGTTTTCCTGATCATCGACCGTGCCATTACCTCGGTTCTCGCTCGGATCAAATGGCAAGATGGGGAGTATAAAGCGGTTCCCCTCGATGACCGTTTACTCTTTGAACTGAGCTTACCCAACAATGGAACCCTAGAATCGGCCATTGAACATTTGGTGCATGTCTCCATTGAGCGCTATCCCCTCGGGCCTTATCCCCCCATCGGAGAAGTCACCCAAGTGCTGGGACTCAACGCTGAAGAAGCAGCCGATACCGAAATTGTTCGCTGCAAACACGACCTTCCCAAGATTTTTTCTCCTGCGGTTCTCGAAGAGGCGGCTAACTTACAACCCCAAGGAATCGGGCCAGATGATCGCCAAGACCTACGCTCGATCTTAACCTTCACCATCAAACCAGGAGAATATGCCGATCAAACCGATACCTTTGATGATGCGATTAGCGTAGAGCCGTGGGAAGGAGGCAATTGGCGCTTAGGCATTCATATTGCCGATGTCTCAGATTGGATTCCCCCCAATTCGGCGATCGATCAAGCGGCTGCCAAACGGGGCGTTTCCGTTTATCTGGGGCACAAAGTGCTACCCATGTTACCCCCAGAAGTGACTCAACACTGCGCCCTGATTCAAGGACAAGAGCGGCGTAGTCTCTCGGTTTTGATCATTCTCGATAGTCAAGGTCAAGTTCAAGAATATACGATTGAACCCACGGTCATTAGCGTAGATCATCATCTCAATTATCAACAAACCCAAGCTCTTCTGGTGGCAGAAGAACCCGTTGAAGACCTACCAGCAGTTCTGGGAGAAACGGTTAAACAACTCTACAGCCTCACCCAGCAACTGCGCCAGCATCGTCTAGCACGAGGGTCTTTTGAGCTGAACTTACCCGATCAGAAATACCACTACGATGATGAAGGTTCCCTAGGTGCTTTGGTGGTTCCCTTCTCCTTACCTGCTAGAGGAATGGTGACGGAACTGATGATCTTAGCCAATCAACTGGTCGCTAAACATCTCAGAGAGCTACAAGTCCCAGCCCTCTATCGGGTTCATCAAGCCCCCCATGTGGAAGAAATCCATGAACTGATTAAACTGGCGGCTAATCTAGGGATCGAGTTGGCACTCGAAGATGAAGAAGATGTCAAACCCAGAGATTATCAGAATTTTACTGGGCAGTTTGATGGCACGTCAGCCCAGAAAGTGCTGACCTATTTACTGCTAGGGGCACTCAAACCCGCTTTTTATAGTATTGCGCCCAAACCTCACTTTGGGTTAGCGGCCGATGAAGGGTATACCCACTTTACAGCTCCCTTACATCGATATTCTGACCTGTTAATTCATCGGGTTCTGCATGAAGTCTTGACTCAAGGTCGCGATCGCCGTAACGCTCGTGCTAAAGAAGGAGTCAACTTAACCAGCAGTAGCTGTCATGGCAAAATTAACTGGAATGTACTGCCCCCAGATACGCAAGCCGATTTAGAAGACCAGTTTAGCGCCATTGTTGCCCATCTAAGCGAAGCCGAACGTATCGCCCAAGAAGCCATAGACGACTTGGATGGCCTACAAAAAGCTGAGTTCATGAAATCCCACACCGGAGAAATCTTCCACGGAGTGATTACCGGGGTTCAATCCTACGGATTTTTTGTCGAACTTGAAGATGTCCTAGTTGAAGGACTCGTGCATGTCAGCTCCCTAAAAGATGACTGGTATGAATATCGCAGTCGTCAACAAATGCTGATTGGGCGTAAAAATCGCAATCACTATCGCTTAGGCGATCGCGTCGAAGTCCAAGTCAAGAGTGTAGACTACTATCGTCAACAAATCGACTTAGTCGCCATTAGTGGCGGTAGCTATAGCCCTGATACCTTTGATGATGAGGAC